In Candidatus Manganitrophus noduliformans, the genomic stretch AAGTTTCGGCAACAACCATGTCTTGCGGGGGGTGAACCTCCAGGTCGAGGCCGGCGAGAACATGGTTGTCATCGGGGGGAGCGGAACCGGGAAGAGCGTTATTCTAAAGCACATCATCGGCCTGATGAGGCCCGATTCCGGACGCATTCTCATCGACGGGGTCGAAATCGAGACCCTCCCCGAGAGAGATCTGAGCGAATTTCGGAAGCGGTTCGGGATGCTCTTCCAAGGGGCGGCCCTTTTCGACTCGTTGAGCGTTTGGGAGAATGTCGGCTTCGGGCTCCGGGAGCATACCAGTTTTCCGGCTGAAAAAATCCGGGAGATCGCCCGCAAGAAACTGGAAATGGTGGGGTTGAAGGGGATCGAGGATCGGATGCCGGCCGATCTCTCCGGAGGGATGAAGAAGCGGGTCGGCTTGGCGCGGGCGATTGCGATGGATCCGAAAATTATTCTTTACGACGAGCCGACCACCGGACTCGATCCGATTATGTCCGACGTCATCAACGAGCTGATCTGCCGGATGAACAAACAGCTTCAGGTGACCTCGGTTTCGATTACGCACGACATGAAGAGCGCATATAAAATCGCCGATCGGATTGCGATGCTCTATCAGGGTAAAATTTTAGAGGTCGGCACCCCCGAGGAGATTCGGAACAGCCCCAACCCGGTGGTCCAACAGTTCATCACCGGGAGCGCGGTCGGCCCGATCACCGTGGGGGAGGGGATCGGCGGTCCAAAGAGCGAGGATAAGGAAGCGTAAACACTTATCTCTCATTTTTACTTACTTCGATAAGGAGATCCATTGAAGGGAATCACCACTGAAGCAAAGGTCGGAATCGCTGTCCTTGTCGGTCTTCTTCTCCTCACGTATATGACTTTCAAGGTCGGCGGATTCGCCTTTCTTCAGGAAGAGGGGTATCGCCTCAATGCCACATTCAGCTCCGCTTCGGGTCTTGATCGACGGGCTCCCGTCCGGGTGGCGGGGGTCGAGGTCGGACAGGTGGAGAGTATCGAGCTGGTGGACGGGGGCGCGAAGGTGACCCTCAAGATCCAATCGGAGGTTAAGATCCGGAAGGGGGGATACGCCGCAATCCGGTCGGAAGGGCTCTTAGGGGATCGCTATGTGGAGATCGTCCCCGGCACGGAGAATACGTTTTGGGGGGACGGGGAGACGATCCCGGTCCAGGAGGCCTCCGCGGACCTTGAAAACTTAATGACCCGCTTCTCCAGCATCGCCGACGATGTGAAAGCGGTCACCACGTCGCTCCGGGAGGTTCTCGGGAGCGAGGAGGGAAAACAGAACCTGAAAGAAGTTTTGGAGAACGCGAAAGGGCTGACGAAAGGGATCAACGAGTGGGTCCAGAAAAATCAGGAGCCGCTCAGCCGCTCGATCGCTAATTTCGAGTCGTTCTCCGCGTCGCTCAAAGAGGAGGGGAATGAGCTCGTGGAGAGCCTCGCCCGGATGGCCCAAAAGATGGAGCGGGGGGAGGGAACCCTCGGCAAGTTGATCAACGATGAAGAGGCCTATGAGAAGCTGACCCGCGCCCTGGATGACCTCGGCGATTCGCTGAAGGGGGTGGAGGCGATCACGGCCAAGGTCGAGCGGGGCGAAGGGACCATCGGAAAGCTCTTCACCGATGAGAGCGCCTACGAAAATATTAACAGCGCCCTGGAAGGGATCGGCAACGCGGTCGGCCGGATCGAAAAATTCCGGACCTATGTCGGCTTCCGAAACGAATATCAGCTTCAGGAGAGCCAAAACAAAGGCTATTTCACGCTCCAACTTCAACCCCGCGCCGACAAATTCTACCGGGTGGAGATTGTGGATGATCCGCGGGGGAGCGTCCGCGAGAAAACCACGGTCATCACCACCGACGGGGTGCCGACCACCGTCACCGAGCTGGAGACGCAGCGCCGGTTAAAGCTCTCCGCCCTCTTCGGAAAGCGGGTTTCCAACCTCGGTCTCCGGATCGGTCTCGTTGAGAACACTTTCGGCGCCGGGGCCGACTACTTTTTATTTAATGAGGCCTTCCGGGTCAGCGTCGACGTTTGGGATTTCAACAGCGACGATCCCTTGTCGGAGCGGGCGCATCTGAAGTTGACCACCGCCTATACCCTCTTTAAATACATCACTTTCGAAGCCGGCTATGACCAGATCCTCAACAATGATCTGAATACCTTTTTCATCGGCGCCGGGCTTCGGTTTGAAGATGATGATCTGAAATATCTCATCGGCTCCATGGCCACCGCGGCCTTTTAAAGGACGCCTGCGCCGGTCTTCGAAAAAGAGATGAATCACTTTCGGCTTGTGTGATTCCGGTCACACGAAAGGCGAAAGGAAATCTTCGGCACGTTTTTCAATTCATCTCCGTCATCCCAGTCCGACTTTCCATTAGAGTGTCTCCCTTCTTTTGTTCCG encodes the following:
- a CDS encoding ABC transporter ATP-binding protein; amino-acid sequence: MKPMIELIDVKKSFGNNHVLRGVNLQVEAGENMVVIGGSGTGKSVILKHIIGLMRPDSGRILIDGVEIETLPERDLSEFRKRFGMLFQGAALFDSLSVWENVGFGLREHTSFPAEKIREIARKKLEMVGLKGIEDRMPADLSGGMKKRVGLARAIAMDPKIILYDEPTTGLDPIMSDVINELICRMNKQLQVTSVSITHDMKSAYKIADRIAMLYQGKILEVGTPEEIRNSPNPVVQQFITGSAVGPITVGEGIGGPKSEDKEA
- a CDS encoding MlaD family protein produces the protein MKGITTEAKVGIAVLVGLLLLTYMTFKVGGFAFLQEEGYRLNATFSSASGLDRRAPVRVAGVEVGQVESIELVDGGAKVTLKIQSEVKIRKGGYAAIRSEGLLGDRYVEIVPGTENTFWGDGETIPVQEASADLENLMTRFSSIADDVKAVTTSLREVLGSEEGKQNLKEVLENAKGLTKGINEWVQKNQEPLSRSIANFESFSASLKEEGNELVESLARMAQKMERGEGTLGKLINDEEAYEKLTRALDDLGDSLKGVEAITAKVERGEGTIGKLFTDESAYENINSALEGIGNAVGRIEKFRTYVGFRNEYQLQESQNKGYFTLQLQPRADKFYRVEIVDDPRGSVREKTTVITTDGVPTTVTELETQRRLKLSALFGKRVSNLGLRIGLVENTFGAGADYFLFNEAFRVSVDVWDFNSDDPLSERAHLKLTTAYTLFKYITFEAGYDQILNNDLNTFFIGAGLRFEDDDLKYLIGSMATAAF